From Psychroflexus torquis ATCC 700755, the proteins below share one genomic window:
- a CDS encoding ion transporter, translated as MFKLSRYSKSLKTIQYIFKETKAELSITVFVTFVLMILSSTLIYYIEHDTQPEKFASIGDAVWWAVATSTKVS; from the coding sequence ATTTTCAAACTTAGTAGATATTCGAAATCATTGAAAACAATACAATATATTTTTAAAGAAACAAAAGCAGAACTGTCCATTACTGTATTTGTAACTTTTGTGTTGATGATCTTGTCCTCTACTCTTATATATTATATAGAACACGATACACAACCAGAAAAATTTGCGAGTATTGGCGATGCTGTTTGGTGGGCGGTTGCAACCTCAACCAAGGTAAGCTAG
- a CDS encoding VOC family protein yields MKTKENYPKSFSHIGLTVPNIQEAVKFYSDVMGWYTIMKPSLVKKESDTAIGMMCIDVFGEEWDTFEIAHMSTSDGTGIELFCFPHGDKAAPEFKPFNTGLFHFCIQDPNIEDLIDSIVAHGGKQRMPIREYYPKDKPFKMCYVEDPFGIVFEIYTHSYELTYSSGAYSE; encoded by the coding sequence ATGAAAACAAAAGAAAATTATCCAAAGTCCTTTTCCCATATAGGTCTTACTGTTCCCAATATCCAAGAGGCTGTAAAGTTTTACTCTGATGTTATGGGATGGTATACTATTATGAAGCCCTCTTTGGTCAAAAAAGAAAGTGATACAGCTATAGGTATGATGTGTATTGATGTGTTTGGTGAAGAATGGGATACCTTTGAAATCGCCCATATGTCCACCTCCGATGGGACTGGCATTGAGTTGTTTTGCTTTCCTCACGGAGATAAAGCCGCTCCTGAATTCAAGCCTTTCAACACTGGCCTTTTTCATTTTTGCATACAAGATCCAAATATTGAAGATCTCATTGATAGCATAGTAGCCCATGGTGGAAAACAGCGCATGCCAATAAGAGAATATTATCCAAAGGATAAACCCTTTAAAATGTGCTATGTCGAAGATCCGTTTGGGATCGTCTTTGAAATTTACACCCATAGTTATGAATTGACCTATTCCTCTGGAGCTTATTCAGAATAA
- a CDS encoding DUF350 domain-containing protein encodes MEKYINIIDLSHSLGYTVSGLIIFIIGKIAYKLIHPKINIQQELVDKDNFAFILSYVGYFAALIILIGGTIVGESYDFATDILLIFVYGIIGIALLLIAAWISNKLILTKFDLKKEIIADKNEGSGIIEAAIYIANGLILYGALIGESETLLSGIITFLIYWIIGNFVLIIASKTFTSWMSYDIHTEIENDNVAAGISFAGAILAIGIITMNAILDPFVNWTTTLVDISLQTVLGCILLPVIRLFADKILLPGRKLTDEIVNQEKPNIGAGLIEAFAYVAAAILITWSI; translated from the coding sequence ATGGAAAAATATATAAATATTATAGATTTATCTCACTCTCTTGGATATACCGTAAGTGGCTTGATTATTTTTATTATTGGAAAAATTGCCTATAAACTGATACATCCAAAAATTAACATTCAACAGGAATTAGTTGATAAAGATAATTTTGCATTCATCCTCTCTTATGTTGGATATTTTGCCGCTTTAATCATTCTTATTGGAGGTACAATTGTAGGAGAAAGTTACGATTTTGCCACAGATATATTACTTATTTTCGTGTACGGAATCATTGGGATTGCCTTACTGCTCATAGCAGCATGGATTAGCAATAAATTAATTCTAACGAAATTCGATTTAAAGAAAGAAATTATAGCAGATAAGAATGAAGGATCAGGTATCATAGAAGCTGCCATCTATATTGCAAATGGTCTTATTTTATATGGTGCCTTAATCGGTGAGTCCGAAACACTCTTAAGTGGGATAATAACTTTCTTGATTTATTGGATCATCGGAAATTTCGTTCTTATTATCGCTTCTAAAACCTTTACTTCTTGGATGAGTTACGATATTCATACCGAGATAGAAAATGACAATGTTGCAGCCGGAATTAGCTTTGCAGGCGCAATACTTGCCATTGGTATTATTACAATGAATGCCATTTTAGACCCTTTTGTAAACTGGACCACTACACTGGTAGATATAAGCCTACAGACGGTATTAGGCTGTATATTACTACCTGTAATACGCCTTTTTGCAGACAAAATATTATTGCCAGGAAGAAAACTTACAGATGAAATTGTCAACCAAGAGAAACCAAATATTGGTGCTGGATTGATCGAGGCTTTTGCCTACGTTGCTGCTGCTATATTGATTACATGGAGTATTTAA
- a CDS encoding M36 family metallopeptidase, with the protein MKNILLLAFTFLFFSSQILSAQSQNKHIETFLSSKVSSKKLAQNDISEYVITSQHKSSISNIEHIYFRQSIDGVSIVGTESSIHVYPDETLLRANFGFKKSIADKVIGAKTPKLSAELAIRRVAQQMGYYQSGGLNSLPKSTIPNSDYVFSGAGISEVNIPVKLVYVKLEQSKFVLAWELSIKETKSSDWYNFYADASTGKIISKNNWTVNCLEGHDHSTHNESEKPKAFVSVKNKPTTTNSGLSQGTYNVFPLPVEDPFSDPRELVSNSNNALASPFGWHDTNGSIGAEFTVTRGNNVNAYEDGNNQGFQPDGGSSLSFDFPFNPDYSFGDQSESAAITNLFYWNNIIHDIIYQYGFDEASGNFQVNNYGNPGVGNDPVLAEAQDGGGTCNANFSRAPEGISPVMQMYICNNRDGDFDNGVIIHEYGHGISIRLSGGSNNSNCLLNDEQMGEGWSDWYGAMLTIRDGDTGTDPRPIGNWLFGNDEDGAGIRAFPYSTDLAVNPQTYDDIKPTFGPHPLGSIWATMLWEMTWGLIDDHGFDPDFYNGSGGNNVALAIVTEALKLQPCSPGFVDGRDAILAADQALYGGQNFCTIWDAFSKRGLGMSADQGSSNNRTDGTEAFDSPSTMLTTPETIFCITDSNQNLSGGLPLGGVYSGSGVTDSGDGENYTFSPLEAGIGVHTITYAAESDCSSANQASDTIEVKDENPIIECQNISVALDEDGTATIIPQDIVTNFEASDGYTLDQSGTFAPENIDDVDTQISLGDDQVASGLSLGFDFNFYGTDYSAFGISSNGYLSFSDNFDSGCCSGQTLPNSNLPNNLIALGWTDLNPGNGGSISYATIGSAPNRILIVQFDNIQNYGDSSKTVTSQIKLFEGSNHIEIHSENVEGNNMTQGIENTDGSMALPVPGRNSETLSLSNDFVSFIPNTGSFSDNCGLETIVTLDINSFDCNDLGENIVTATATDTAGNLASCMATVTVTSDLDVTFSDVDEEFCIDQNPITGLNGGLPVGGFYSGNGVTDDGNGETFTFNPSVAGEGTTTITYNGDNSCSAEGSATIDVEIQSAIPVLDCQDITVPLNIDGLVTITVEDVFGADSIPVDNCVGEPLTFSISPNTFGCDDVGENIVTVTATDNAGNSQTCTSTVTVEDTAPLQFECINSIELVLDENQTATIKEDDIFESLPQDSCDNGYSVSISQSNFNCDDLGNSSVEEILINGSFENGLTGWTSTVEDGLDDDSPGSCEQAWKPLEDSSTICCCVDNIVPTEGASASFTSFDGQAGTKYILEQSFIATSGGNAILSFDWVAEFNLNTADIDRSFEVGIFDTNGNLIETIYTESITAGETTSINSSLSFDISSVLSLLDGEEVVLKFTATIPETLSGPSKAMLDNVSLIVDSSTIPVEITVTDAFGNSNTCIVPVTVTDPNEECILSTDDRFLENSLSLYPNPADTSFTITWNQDVTVERLEILDMTGKLILQRRINISDRQTLVGVSSLSSGVYFVKVSSKNGQSIKKLLVK; encoded by the coding sequence ATGAAAAATATTTTATTACTTGCATTTACATTTCTGTTTTTCTCATCTCAAATCTTATCTGCACAATCCCAAAACAAACACATTGAAACATTCCTTTCCTCTAAAGTTTCCTCAAAAAAATTAGCTCAAAATGATATTTCTGAATATGTGATTACCTCACAGCATAAGAGTAGTATTTCAAACATTGAACATATTTATTTTAGACAATCAATCGATGGCGTTAGCATAGTAGGAACTGAAAGTAGTATCCATGTTTATCCTGACGAAACTTTACTAAGAGCAAATTTTGGTTTTAAAAAGTCTATAGCCGATAAAGTTATTGGGGCAAAAACACCAAAATTATCAGCTGAATTAGCTATTCGGCGCGTGGCACAGCAAATGGGATATTACCAGTCAGGTGGATTGAATAGTTTACCTAAATCAACGATTCCTAACTCAGACTACGTGTTTTCGGGAGCTGGAATTTCGGAAGTAAATATTCCTGTAAAACTTGTTTATGTAAAATTGGAGCAAAGTAAGTTTGTGCTGGCTTGGGAGCTATCCATAAAAGAAACTAAGAGTAGCGATTGGTATAATTTCTATGCTGATGCCTCCACTGGAAAAATTATATCAAAAAACAATTGGACCGTAAATTGTCTTGAAGGGCACGATCATTCTACCCATAATGAATCAGAAAAACCAAAAGCATTTGTAAGCGTTAAAAATAAACCAACGACTACAAATTCAGGATTAAGTCAAGGCACCTATAACGTATTTCCGCTACCAGTTGAAGATCCGTTTAGCGATCCAAGGGAACTTGTATCAAACTCAAACAATGCACTGGCTTCACCATTTGGGTGGCACGACACCAATGGAAGTATTGGAGCAGAATTTACAGTGACCAGAGGAAATAATGTAAATGCTTACGAAGATGGTAACAACCAAGGTTTTCAGCCAGATGGTGGGTCGTCTTTATCCTTCGATTTTCCTTTTAATCCTGATTATAGTTTTGGAGACCAATCAGAATCTGCTGCAATAACCAACCTTTTTTATTGGAATAATATTATCCACGATATCATCTATCAGTATGGGTTTGATGAAGCTAGTGGTAATTTTCAAGTTAACAACTACGGCAATCCAGGAGTTGGAAACGATCCCGTATTGGCCGAAGCTCAAGATGGTGGTGGGACTTGTAACGCCAACTTTTCAAGAGCACCAGAAGGAATATCTCCTGTTATGCAGATGTACATTTGTAATAATAGAGATGGTGATTTTGATAACGGAGTGATTATTCATGAATACGGCCACGGTATATCAATTCGCCTTTCTGGTGGAAGTAATAATTCTAATTGTCTTTTAAACGATGAGCAGATGGGTGAAGGCTGGAGCGACTGGTATGGTGCTATGTTAACCATTAGAGATGGAGATACAGGCACAGATCCACGTCCAATTGGAAACTGGCTGTTTGGAAATGATGAAGATGGTGCAGGTATCAGAGCGTTTCCCTACAGTACAGATTTGGCTGTAAATCCACAGACCTATGACGATATAAAACCAACCTTTGGTCCACACCCCTTAGGCTCAATCTGGGCAACTATGCTCTGGGAAATGACGTGGGGTCTAATAGACGATCATGGATTTGATCCTGATTTTTATAATGGCTCTGGTGGGAACAACGTCGCCTTAGCTATCGTTACCGAGGCTTTAAAACTCCAACCTTGTAGCCCAGGTTTTGTTGATGGTAGGGATGCAATCTTGGCCGCAGACCAAGCTTTATATGGAGGACAAAATTTTTGTACAATTTGGGATGCTTTTTCAAAACGAGGCTTGGGGATGAGTGCAGACCAAGGGTCATCAAATAACAGAACAGATGGTACAGAAGCTTTTGATTCACCTTCAACAATGCTAACCACTCCTGAAACCATTTTTTGTATTACTGACAGTAACCAAAATCTAAGCGGTGGCTTACCACTTGGAGGGGTTTATAGCGGCTCTGGAGTTACAGATTCTGGCGACGGAGAAAACTATACCTTCAGTCCTTTAGAAGCTGGTATTGGTGTCCACACTATAACCTATGCCGCCGAAAGTGATTGCAGTAGTGCTAACCAAGCTTCAGATACTATTGAGGTGAAAGATGAAAACCCTATCATTGAATGCCAGAATATTTCTGTGGCTTTAGATGAGGATGGAACAGCGACAATCATACCTCAAGATATTGTGACCAATTTTGAAGCATCTGATGGCTATACTTTAGACCAATCTGGAACTTTTGCCCCAGAAAATATCGATGATGTAGATACGCAGATTTCCTTAGGAGATGACCAAGTTGCATCAGGATTGTCACTAGGGTTTGACTTCAATTTTTACGGCACTGATTATTCAGCCTTTGGAATTTCATCTAATGGATACCTCAGCTTTTCAGATAATTTTGATTCTGGATGTTGCTCAGGCCAAACTCTACCTAATTCAAATTTACCTAATAACTTAATTGCACTGGGGTGGACCGATCTTAATCCTGGAAATGGAGGTTCAATCTCTTATGCAACGATTGGTAGCGCCCCAAATAGAATTTTAATAGTTCAATTTGATAATATTCAAAATTATGGAGACTCTTCAAAAACAGTCACCTCACAGATCAAACTATTTGAAGGATCAAATCATATTGAAATCCATAGTGAGAATGTCGAGGGTAACAATATGACCCAAGGTATAGAAAATACTGATGGTAGCATGGCATTACCTGTACCAGGACGAAATAGTGAAACACTGTCATTATCCAATGATTTTGTGTCTTTCATTCCAAATACAGGAAGCTTCTCCGATAATTGTGGTTTAGAAACTATAGTTACTTTAGACATTAACTCATTCGACTGTAACGACCTTGGTGAGAACATTGTTACGGCAACTGCTACGGACACAGCTGGTAATTTGGCATCCTGTATGGCAACCGTCACAGTAACTTCTGATTTAGATGTTACTTTTTCTGATGTAGACGAAGAATTCTGTATAGACCAAAACCCAATAACAGGACTAAATGGTGGTCTTCCAGTGGGAGGTTTTTACAGCGGTAATGGTGTTACAGATGATGGTAATGGAGAAACTTTCACCTTTAATCCAAGTGTCGCTGGAGAAGGAACAACAACTATTACCTATAACGGAGATAATTCTTGTAGTGCTGAAGGATCGGCGACAATAGATGTAGAGATCCAGTCGGCAATACCTGTCTTAGACTGCCAGGACATTACCGTACCTCTCAATATTGACGGATTGGTCACTATAACCGTTGAAGATGTTTTTGGTGCTGATTCAATTCCTGTTGATAATTGCGTTGGCGAACCCCTAACATTTTCAATATCTCCAAATACCTTTGGCTGTGATGATGTAGGGGAAAACATAGTTACGGTAACTGCAACCGATAACGCCGGAAATTCACAAACCTGCACATCAACAGTAACTGTGGAGGATACAGCACCCTTACAGTTCGAATGTATAAACAGTATAGAGTTGGTTCTCGATGAGAATCAGACTGCCACAATTAAGGAAGATGATATTTTTGAGAGCTTGCCACAAGATTCTTGTGATAACGGCTATAGTGTCTCAATTTCACAATCGAATTTTAATTGTGACGATTTGGGCAATAGCAGCGTAGAAGAAATTTTGATAAATGGTAGTTTTGAAAATGGCTTGACCGGTTGGACGTCCACAGTAGAAGATGGTCTAGATGATGATAGCCCCGGCAGCTGTGAGCAAGCTTGGAAACCTCTCGAGGATTCTTCAACGATTTGTTGTTGTGTCGATAATATAGTTCCAACAGAAGGAGCTAGCGCAAGCTTTACTTCATTTGATGGGCAAGCTGGTACAAAATACATCCTAGAACAATCATTTATTGCCACTTCAGGAGGTAATGCAATCTTGAGTTTTGACTGGGTCGCCGAGTTCAATCTTAATACTGCTGATATCGACAGAAGTTTTGAAGTTGGCATTTTTGATACAAATGGTAACTTAATTGAAACCATCTACACAGAATCTATTACTGCCGGTGAAACTACTAGCATCAATAGTTCTTTATCTTTTGATATAAGCAGCGTTCTTTCACTCCTTGATGGAGAAGAGGTTGTTTTAAAATTCACAGCAACAATACCAGAGACACTTTCAGGGCCTTCAAAAGCAATGTTAGACAATGTAAGCCTGATAGTAGATTCTTCAACTATACCTGTTGAAATAACGGTAACTGACGCTTTTGGAAATAGCAATACATGTATTGTTCCTGTAACAGTTACAGACCCTAACGAGGAATGTATCCTCTCAACTGATGATCGTTTCTTAGAGAACTCTTTAAGCTTGTATCCAAATCCTGCAGATACCTCTTTTACAATAACTTGGAATCAAGATGTTACGGTGGAACGTTTAGAAATTTTGGATATGACAGGAAAATTGATACTGCAAAGACGCATTAACATTTCAGATAGGCAAACTTTGGTAGGGGTCTCAAGCTTGTCATCAGGAGTTTACTTTGTGAAGGTTTCCTCTAAGAACGGACAATCTATCAAAAAACTGCTAGTCAAATAA
- a CDS encoding gamma-glutamyltransferase: MFSTDFKHPNVYVSGKHPFYTIIQGFVMKDDKPFFSYGNMQGAYQPIGHLSILINIIDFGMNVQEAGDAARWDHSGSSEPTGKLTDTLSTTDQVNLESGIPYLVVRQLRAKGHQVEVGNSFFGRNKGIMSDYKNGVYLGTSESRVDGQAAG, encoded by the coding sequence TTGTTTTCTACCGACTTCAAGCACCCTAATGTATATGTCTCAGGAAAGCATCCTTTTTACACGATTATACAAGGGTTTGTTATGAAGGATGACAAGCCATTTTTCAGTTATGGAAACATGCAAGGGGCTTATCAACCCATAGGACATTTAAGTATTTTAATCAATATCATTGATTTTGGAATGAATGTACAAGAGGCTGGTGATGCTGCGCGATGGGATCATTCAGGATCATCGGAACCTACAGGGAAACTCACGGACACATTGAGCACCACTGATCAAGTGAACTTAGAGTCTGGAATTCCTTACTTAGTTGTGCGCCAACTTAGAGCAAAAGGACACCAAGTTGAAGTGGGGAATAGCTTTTTTGGAAGGAACAAAGGCATTATGAGCGATTATAAAAACGGAGTGTATTTAGGCACTTCAGAATCTAGAGTGGATGGTCAAGCAGCTGGCTAA
- a CDS encoding winged helix-turn-helix transcriptional regulator translates to MSKIFCPLHLTMQIIGTKWKPLVLFHLLDGPLRSGILQKKIPEISIKMFTQTVRELERDGLIQRTVYPEVPPRVDYTLTPEGQSLDSILKSLDTWGRERFSS, encoded by the coding sequence ATGTCTAAAATTTTTTGTCCTTTACACCTCACAATGCAGATCATCGGTACAAAGTGGAAACCGCTAGTATTATTTCACCTTTTAGACGGACCGCTTCGGTCTGGGATCCTGCAAAAAAAAATTCCTGAAATTTCTATTAAAATGTTTACCCAGACGGTTCGCGAATTGGAAAGAGATGGGCTTATCCAAAGAACGGTCTATCCAGAAGTCCCCCCCAGAGTCGACTACACCCTAACTCCAGAAGGACAATCACTAGACTCTATTTTAAAAAGCCTGGACACCTGGGGAAGAGAGCGATTTAGTTCATAG
- a CDS encoding outer membrane beta-barrel protein, which produces MKYVLITFLVFLYGLKSYTQTTFKPGYYITPHQDTIQGLIKDYDWRGNPDQINFKASKNGAERTLLAKDILLFEILDSSRYVSVNVDIDTSDDKLTELDNTRTPNFVNQRLFLKTLLASEDASLYNYSEGSYIKYFYKMDQGPIQQLIYKKYLNKFKKVRENNNFRQQLLNALKCEEVSESKLKNLEYKEKEITELFKIYNSCKVASYITYERPKSEQSFFLSIRPGIQIASLSTDGQISSQNTSFDSEFSFRIGLEAELILPFNNQKWSLILEPTYYNYSSRKDKETFLTDSYREVDYTAIEIPFGVRYYLFFSSNLQVFFNAGFTYAIAFDSEIGGTTGPRLDIGSEFNFFLGLGLRVKDRYSFEIRYQSSRDFLGDYFIRTSNYSSISFVLGYRFL; this is translated from the coding sequence ATGAAATACGTACTCATTACATTCCTAGTATTTTTATATGGTCTAAAGTCCTATACGCAAACCACATTTAAACCTGGCTATTATATCACACCCCATCAAGACACCATACAAGGTTTGATTAAAGACTATGACTGGAGAGGAAACCCAGATCAAATTAATTTTAAGGCTTCTAAAAATGGGGCTGAGAGAACTCTTTTGGCCAAAGACATTCTTCTCTTTGAAATTCTAGACTCATCAAGATACGTTTCTGTTAACGTGGATATAGACACATCAGATGATAAGCTTACAGAACTTGATAACACTAGAACACCCAATTTTGTTAACCAACGCCTTTTCTTAAAAACACTCTTAGCGAGTGAGGACGCTTCGCTTTATAATTACTCTGAGGGAAGTTATATCAAATACTTTTACAAGATGGATCAAGGCCCTATTCAGCAATTGATCTATAAGAAATACCTAAACAAATTCAAAAAAGTTAGAGAAAATAATAATTTTCGCCAGCAGCTATTAAACGCCTTAAAGTGTGAAGAAGTTTCAGAATCCAAGCTGAAAAATCTAGAGTATAAAGAAAAAGAAATCACAGAATTGTTTAAGATATACAATTCTTGTAAGGTCGCTTCCTATATAACCTATGAGCGACCGAAGTCTGAACAGAGTTTTTTCCTCTCTATTCGTCCAGGAATTCAAATAGCCTCTCTATCCACAGACGGGCAAATTAGCTCACAAAACACTTCATTTGATTCGGAATTTAGTTTTAGGATAGGACTCGAAGCAGAGCTTATTTTACCTTTCAACAATCAAAAATGGTCTCTAATTTTAGAGCCTACCTATTATAACTATTCATCTAGGAAAGACAAGGAGACCTTCCTAACCGATAGCTATAGAGAAGTCGATTACACCGCTATTGAAATTCCCTTTGGAGTGAGGTACTACCTGTTCTTTAGTTCAAATTTACAAGTTTTTTTCAATGCAGGATTTACCTATGCAATTGCTTTTGACTCTGAAATTGGAGGAACCACGGGACCTAGACTAGATATAGGATCTGAATTCAATTTTTTTTTAGGACTTGGCTTAAGAGTCAAAGACCGTTATAGTTTTGAAATTCGTTATCAATCAAGTCGTGATTTTTTGGGTGACTATTTTATAAGAACCTCAAATTATTCTTCAATTTCATTTGTGCTGGGATATCGTTTTTTATAG
- a CDS encoding polyamine aminopropyltransferase yields MEYLKRNSFILKSAIFATGFAGIVAEYTLSTLATYFIGNSIFQWTMIVSLMLFCMGLGSRLSKLITKNLIQNFLILETSLSLIVAFSSVLVYTLASISEYYGIVIYSLSMLIGLLIGLEIPLVVRINKEYEDLKSNISSILEKDYYGSLIGGIFFAFIGLPIIGLAYTPFVLGIINFLVALIVFYRFKDKINKRSTVRLQAILLIVFAILITGISFTEPIIQWGEQKKYKDKVVYSEQTEYQKIVLTEWKDEHWLYLNGNLQFCSIDEKMYHEPLVHPIMQLHPKPQRILVLGGGDGCAVREILKYPSVERIDMVDLDPKMTDLGRNHPVLIDINKGSMHSDKLKIYNKDAYIYLEQNTSDFYDIIIADLPDPRSIELGRLYSHEFYSLCKRKLRPNGLLITQAGSPYFATKAYNCIDKTMQSAGFKTVKLHNQVLSMGEWGWVIGTKSNDINSQQLKERLQNIAFKDLETKWINTEAMQLMTSFGKEFYKPIDSLEINKIHNPVLYQYYLDGNWDLY; encoded by the coding sequence ATGGAGTATTTAAAAAGGAATTCATTTATTTTAAAATCAGCTATTTTTGCCACAGGCTTTGCAGGAATTGTGGCTGAATATACCCTATCTACATTAGCAACCTATTTTATTGGTAATTCAATTTTTCAATGGACTATGATTGTTTCCTTGATGCTTTTTTGCATGGGATTAGGAAGTAGATTGAGTAAGTTAATTACAAAAAATTTAATTCAAAATTTTCTAATTTTAGAAACCTCACTTTCTTTAATTGTTGCCTTTTCTTCTGTATTGGTGTATACCTTGGCGTCTATAAGTGAATACTACGGAATTGTCATTTATTCTTTAAGCATGCTTATTGGATTGTTAATAGGACTAGAAATCCCCTTAGTTGTTCGGATAAATAAAGAATACGAAGACCTGAAAAGTAATATTTCTTCCATTTTAGAAAAAGATTATTACGGCAGCCTTATTGGCGGCATCTTTTTCGCCTTTATTGGGCTGCCGATAATAGGCTTGGCCTACACGCCCTTTGTACTAGGTATTATTAATTTTTTAGTAGCCTTAATTGTATTTTATCGCTTTAAAGATAAAATCAACAAACGCAGTACCGTTCGATTGCAAGCTATTTTATTGATTGTTTTTGCAATTTTAATTACGGGTATCTCTTTTACAGAGCCAATTATTCAATGGGGAGAACAAAAGAAATATAAAGACAAAGTTGTCTATTCGGAGCAAACTGAATATCAGAAAATTGTATTGACCGAATGGAAAGACGAACACTGGCTTTACTTGAACGGAAACTTACAATTTTGCTCTATTGATGAGAAAATGTATCACGAACCACTGGTGCATCCGATAATGCAGTTGCATCCAAAACCACAACGCATACTTGTTCTTGGCGGTGGTGACGGCTGTGCCGTCAGAGAAATTTTAAAGTACCCCAGTGTTGAAAGAATAGACATGGTAGACTTGGATCCAAAAATGACAGATTTAGGGCGCAACCACCCTGTTTTAATTGATATCAATAAAGGAAGCATGCACAGCGACAAGCTAAAAATTTATAATAAAGATGCGTACATTTATCTCGAACAGAATACCAGTGATTTTTATGATATTATAATTGCAGATTTACCCGATCCAAGAAGCATTGAGTTGGGCAGACTTTATTCCCACGAATTTTATTCTCTTTGTAAACGGAAATTAAGACCAAATGGATTGCTTATTACGCAAGCGGGAAGTCCCTATTTTGCAACTAAAGCCTATAATTGCATCGATAAAACAATGCAATCTGCAGGTTTCAAAACCGTAAAACTTCACAATCAAGTGTTATCTATGGGCGAATGGGGCTGGGTTATTGGAACCAAAAGCAATGACATAAATTCACAGCAACTAAAAGAAAGATTACAAAACATCGCCTTCAAAGACCTCGAAACAAAATGGATCAATACAGAAGCAATGCAATTGATGACCTCCTTTGGAAAAGAATTCTATAAACCAATCGATAGCCTTGAAATAAACAAAATTCACAACCCCGTGCTTTACCAGTATTATTTAGACGGGAATTGGGATTTATATTAA
- a CDS encoding rhomboid family intramembrane serine protease, which produces MISTKYILQFAALLYVVYFIGLFIPITEFGIVPRTTSGLIGVFTAPFLHGGIGHLLSNTIPLITLLIVLNTIYPTKTLAVFLFVTLAGGLLVWIFGRNANHIGASGLIYGLVAFLIVYGILEKKYIPIGISIGVAVVYGGLIWGIFPFVKSYISWEGHLFGAISGVIIAFLLKNHKH; this is translated from the coding sequence ATGATTTCAACTAAATATATTCTTCAATTTGCAGCATTGCTCTATGTTGTTTATTTTATTGGTCTTTTTATTCCCATCACAGAATTTGGCATTGTACCGCGAACTACAAGTGGCCTTATTGGCGTTTTTACTGCACCTTTTTTACATGGCGGAATTGGACACTTACTATCAAACACAATTCCTTTAATTACACTATTAATAGTACTAAATACCATTTACCCAACAAAAACACTGGCCGTATTTTTATTTGTAACGCTTGCGGGCGGACTACTTGTTTGGATCTTTGGCCGAAATGCAAATCACATTGGCGCTAGTGGATTAATATACGGACTTGTAGCTTTTTTAATTGTTTATGGAATCCTAGAAAAAAAATACATTCCAATAGGCATATCAATAGGAGTAGCCGTAGTGTATGGTGGATTAATTTGGGGAATATTCCCGTTTGTAAAAAGTTACATCTCCTGGGAAGGACACCTTTTTGGCGCCATTTCTGGAGTTATTATTGCCTTTTTGTTAAAAAACCATAAACACTAA
- a CDS encoding S-adenosylmethionine decarboxylase family protein — protein sequence MYKHTEANIYSSKFWTVCTEPEELRNTFERVLKEVDFKIVLFNEHHFTAQGYTCFWLLGESHLAIHTFPESGKSYVELSSCNKIKLDLFILKIAILKNISTE from the coding sequence ATGTATAAGCATACAGAAGCAAATATTTACAGCAGCAAATTTTGGACCGTTTGCACGGAACCAGAAGAATTGCGGAATACTTTTGAACGCGTATTAAAAGAAGTTGACTTTAAAATTGTACTTTTTAATGAGCACCATTTTACAGCACAAGGATACACCTGTTTTTGGCTTTTAGGTGAAAGTCATTTAGCGATTCATACGTTTCCTGAAAGTGGCAAAAGTTATGTAGAACTTAGCAGCTGCAATAAAATAAAATTAGACTTGTTTATTCTTAAAATAGCCATACTAAAAAATATAAGCACAGAATAA